Proteins encoded by one window of Engraulis encrasicolus isolate BLACKSEA-1 chromosome 23, IST_EnEncr_1.0, whole genome shotgun sequence:
- the LOC134440493 gene encoding nucleolar and coiled-body phosphoprotein 1-like isoform X2, with amino-acid sequence MMGAAERLDDGNASAIGRSELVEGFEQFEGNIPEFISYFLDSAGPGRRSGRRMRMRRARGGGGGGGGERGEKRARRPRGPRGAGGTLAEKVAAEEKQTVGKVERRFPLREGRSVHVMWRGVGGGRVGTWLHLPPRKRCRARAYARQNSAQSQGKADNCQEKTPAIRKARGRPPRIQSLPVHAHSSLHETDAVYEVLAHGPLTPTMLPTLPLPPAQSRYYLDQLLLDLNQPSGAGGEQLEDTRCSHTPMPTDTTSPSMPCSVGKAEDVCPVEEGERGNRAKVHGEAEVVDSLKCLLMTLDESLDVKSSFTGVKDPQEGPPHSTESFENLPQQGGSEPPLSKARRGSRIPKASRLYRRSKGKRPVFRSGCKPFTWKSEVKGKDKDKKKAPSPKEQQESVLKEEMFEERRMTRNQAKRISETPSADPAPAPGEKGQQNDASENLPELPEQQQQQQQGEEEKQEKEQEKVALCKTLPRASGKNMSSLLRHCGEKEQQDDASENLIEHPERQQQQQQEEEEKQEREQEKVALCKTQPRASGKNMSLLRQKLLGKKRKGEEAAAAEESPSRSAAEAPPSPSPSPRKRPRRLVALQSPSAIATQGRE; translated from the exons ATGATGGGAGCCGCCGAGAGACTTGATGATGGGAATGCTTCCGCCATTG GCCGCTCAGAGCTGGTGGAGGGCTTCGAGCAGTTCGAGGGCAACATCCCAGAATTCATCAGCTACTTCCTGGACTCCGCGGGTCCCGGGAGGAGGAGCGGGCGACGGATGCGGATGCGGagagccagaggaggaggaggaggaggaggtggagaaagaggagagaagagagccagGCGGCCCCGGGGACCCAGAGGAGCTGGAGGGACGTTGGCGGAGAAAGTGGCCGCGGAGGAGAAGCAGACGGTGGGGAAGGTGGAGCGGCGCTTCCCCCTGAGGGAGGGCCGCTCGGTGCACGTCATGTggaggggggttggagggggCCGCGTGGGCACCTGGCTCCACCTGCCCCCCAGGAAGAGGTGCAGGGCCAGGGCCTACGCCAGGCAGAACAGCGCCCAGAGCCAGGGGAAGGCAGACAACTGTCAG GAGAAAACTCCCGCCATTCGAAAGGCACGAGGGCGTCCGCCACGGATACAGTCTCTCCCTGTGCACGCTCATTCGAGCCTCCACGAAACGGACGCCGTGTACGAAGTCCTGGCTCATGGGCCCCTAACCCCAACCATGCTGCCCACCCTGCCCCTCCCGCCGGCCCAGTCCAGGTATTACCTGGACCAGCTTCTGTTGGACCTGAACCAGCCAAGCGGTGCCGGAGGAGAACAGCTGGAGGACACACGCTGCTCACACACTCCCATGCCTACAGACACTACAAGTCCCAGCATGCCTTGCTCCGTTGGGAAGGCAGAGGATGTTTGCCCTGTGGAGGAAGGGGAAAGGGGCAATCGAGCTAAGGTGCATGGCGAAGCGGAGGTGGTGGACAGCTTAAAGTGCCTGCTGATGACCCTGGACGAGTCGCTGGACGTCAAGTCGTCGTTCACCGGCGTCAAAGATCCACAAGAGGGCCCTCCACACTCCACTGAGTCTTTTGAGAACCTTCCCCAACAGGGTGGATCCGAACCCCCTTTGTCTAAGGCCCGAAGGGGATCGCGGATCCCCAAAGCTTCCCGGCTCTACAGACGTTCAAAGGGGAAGCGCCCCGTCTTCCGTTCCGGGTGCAAGCCGTTCACGTGGAAGAGCGAAGTCAAGGGCAAGGACAAAGACAAGAAGAAAGCGCCATCGCCGAAAGAACAACAGGAGAGCGTCCTGAAGGAGGAGATGTTTGAGGAACGGAGGATGACCAGAAACCAAGCGAAACGGATAAGTGAAACCCCGTCCGCTGACCCCGCACCTGCTCCTGGAGAGAAAGGGCAACAGAACGATGCTTCAGAGAACTTACCAGAACTtcctgaacaacaacaacaacaacaacagggggaggaagagaaacaggAGAAGGAACAGGAGAAGGTTGCTCTCTGCAAAACACTTCCGCGCGCCTCGGGGAAGAACATGTCGTCGTTACTGCGGCACTGCGGAGAGAAAGAGCAACAGGACGATGCTTCAGAGAACTTAATAGAACATCctgaacgacaacaacaacaacagcaggaggaagaagagaagcagGAGAGGGAACAGGAGAAGGTTGCTCTCTGCAAGACTCAGCCGCGCGCCTCGGGGAAGAACATGTCGTTACTGCGGCAGAAGTTACtggggaagaagagaaagggggaagaggcggcggcggcggaggagAGTCCGAGTCGGAGCGCCGCAGAGGCACCTCCGAGCCCGAGCCCAAGCCCGAGGAAACGGCCCAGGCGGTTGGTGGCTCTCCAGAGCCCGTCGGCGATCGCAACACAGGGAAGAGAGTGA
- the LOC134440006 gene encoding uncharacterized protein LOC134440006 has translation MGMFEQLLVRRLQKQQHRIQFCDIVIQAQDVSVPVHSSVLSAFSPRLCEFLSGLPALPGGKSRVIELEGVEGCTMLRLVRWLYTGTAEGEGAGMGVGMGKDLLKAAEKLGITLFQERGAREEDEKRGGDGEVTLKNNGMAFKRVIARWSEEERGMKRRVCKDAETQTDGEGGKHTVDTDTQTDLVDVTSSQSALCMYNNRPDLVDLQSAIAPLDALGQLPWVTGGCFHTASSVNEPTLLTTLTDDDAIPMELPSTLDESMVRQLIGAVEVAPTPDNWEG, from the exons ATGGGGATGTTCGAACAGCTGCTGGTGAGGAGGCTTCAGAAGCAACAGCACAGGATCCAGTTCTGTGATATCGTCATCCAGGCCCAAG ATGTCTCCGTGCCCGTCCACAGCAGTGTGCTGTCGGCCTTCAGCCCGCGCCTCTGCGAGTTCCTGTCCGGCCTGCCAGCCCTCCCCGGGGGCAAGAGCCGGGTGATCGagctggagggggtggaggggtgcaCCATGCTGCGGCTGGTCAGGTGGCTTTACACAGGCACCGCGGAGGGGGAGGGCGCGGGCATGGGCGTGGGCATGGGCAAGGACCTGCTGAAGGCTGCCGAGAAGCTGGGCATCACCCTCTTCCAGGAGaggggagcgagggaggaggatgagaagaggggaggcgACGGAGAGGTGACGCTGAAGAACAACGGCATGGCATTTAAGAGAGTGATCGCCCgatggagtgaggaagagagggggatgaagaggagggtgTGTAAGGACGCCGAGACCCAGACAGACGGGGAAGGAGGGAAACACACCGTGGACACGGACACGCAGACAGACCTCGTTGATGTCACTTCCTCCCAGAGTGCTTTGTGCATGTACAACAACAGGCCCGATCTGGTCGACCTCCAGTCTGCCATCGCCCCATTGGACGCCCTCGGGCAGTTGCCCTGGGTGACCGGAGGATGTTTCCACACGGCGTCGTCGGTCAACGAACCCACGCTCCTCACCACCCTCACTGACGACGATGCCATTCCCATGGAGCTCCCCTCCACTCTGGACGAGTCCATGGTGCGCCAGCTGATCGGCGCAGTGGAGGTAGCGCCCACCCCTGAT AACTGGGAAGGATGA
- the LOC134440493 gene encoding nucleolar and coiled-body phosphoprotein 1-like isoform X1, with protein sequence MMGAAERLDDGNASAIEGRSELVEGFEQFEGNIPEFISYFLDSAGPGRRSGRRMRMRRARGGGGGGGGERGEKRARRPRGPRGAGGTLAEKVAAEEKQTVGKVERRFPLREGRSVHVMWRGVGGGRVGTWLHLPPRKRCRARAYARQNSAQSQGKADNCQEKTPAIRKARGRPPRIQSLPVHAHSSLHETDAVYEVLAHGPLTPTMLPTLPLPPAQSRYYLDQLLLDLNQPSGAGGEQLEDTRCSHTPMPTDTTSPSMPCSVGKAEDVCPVEEGERGNRAKVHGEAEVVDSLKCLLMTLDESLDVKSSFTGVKDPQEGPPHSTESFENLPQQGGSEPPLSKARRGSRIPKASRLYRRSKGKRPVFRSGCKPFTWKSEVKGKDKDKKKAPSPKEQQESVLKEEMFEERRMTRNQAKRISETPSADPAPAPGEKGQQNDASENLPELPEQQQQQQQGEEEKQEKEQEKVALCKTLPRASGKNMSSLLRHCGEKEQQDDASENLIEHPERQQQQQQEEEEKQEREQEKVALCKTQPRASGKNMSLLRQKLLGKKRKGEEAAAAEESPSRSAAEAPPSPSPSPRKRPRRLVALQSPSAIATQGRE encoded by the exons ATGATGGGAGCCGCCGAGAGACTTGATGATGGGAATGCTTCCGCCATTG AAGGCCGCTCAGAGCTGGTGGAGGGCTTCGAGCAGTTCGAGGGCAACATCCCAGAATTCATCAGCTACTTCCTGGACTCCGCGGGTCCCGGGAGGAGGAGCGGGCGACGGATGCGGATGCGGagagccagaggaggaggaggaggaggaggtggagaaagaggagagaagagagccagGCGGCCCCGGGGACCCAGAGGAGCTGGAGGGACGTTGGCGGAGAAAGTGGCCGCGGAGGAGAAGCAGACGGTGGGGAAGGTGGAGCGGCGCTTCCCCCTGAGGGAGGGCCGCTCGGTGCACGTCATGTggaggggggttggagggggCCGCGTGGGCACCTGGCTCCACCTGCCCCCCAGGAAGAGGTGCAGGGCCAGGGCCTACGCCAGGCAGAACAGCGCCCAGAGCCAGGGGAAGGCAGACAACTGTCAG GAGAAAACTCCCGCCATTCGAAAGGCACGAGGGCGTCCGCCACGGATACAGTCTCTCCCTGTGCACGCTCATTCGAGCCTCCACGAAACGGACGCCGTGTACGAAGTCCTGGCTCATGGGCCCCTAACCCCAACCATGCTGCCCACCCTGCCCCTCCCGCCGGCCCAGTCCAGGTATTACCTGGACCAGCTTCTGTTGGACCTGAACCAGCCAAGCGGTGCCGGAGGAGAACAGCTGGAGGACACACGCTGCTCACACACTCCCATGCCTACAGACACTACAAGTCCCAGCATGCCTTGCTCCGTTGGGAAGGCAGAGGATGTTTGCCCTGTGGAGGAAGGGGAAAGGGGCAATCGAGCTAAGGTGCATGGCGAAGCGGAGGTGGTGGACAGCTTAAAGTGCCTGCTGATGACCCTGGACGAGTCGCTGGACGTCAAGTCGTCGTTCACCGGCGTCAAAGATCCACAAGAGGGCCCTCCACACTCCACTGAGTCTTTTGAGAACCTTCCCCAACAGGGTGGATCCGAACCCCCTTTGTCTAAGGCCCGAAGGGGATCGCGGATCCCCAAAGCTTCCCGGCTCTACAGACGTTCAAAGGGGAAGCGCCCCGTCTTCCGTTCCGGGTGCAAGCCGTTCACGTGGAAGAGCGAAGTCAAGGGCAAGGACAAAGACAAGAAGAAAGCGCCATCGCCGAAAGAACAACAGGAGAGCGTCCTGAAGGAGGAGATGTTTGAGGAACGGAGGATGACCAGAAACCAAGCGAAACGGATAAGTGAAACCCCGTCCGCTGACCCCGCACCTGCTCCTGGAGAGAAAGGGCAACAGAACGATGCTTCAGAGAACTTACCAGAACTtcctgaacaacaacaacaacaacaacagggggaggaagagaaacaggAGAAGGAACAGGAGAAGGTTGCTCTCTGCAAAACACTTCCGCGCGCCTCGGGGAAGAACATGTCGTCGTTACTGCGGCACTGCGGAGAGAAAGAGCAACAGGACGATGCTTCAGAGAACTTAATAGAACATCctgaacgacaacaacaacaacagcaggaggaagaagagaagcagGAGAGGGAACAGGAGAAGGTTGCTCTCTGCAAGACTCAGCCGCGCGCCTCGGGGAAGAACATGTCGTTACTGCGGCAGAAGTTACtggggaagaagagaaagggggaagaggcggcggcggcggaggagAGTCCGAGTCGGAGCGCCGCAGAGGCACCTCCGAGCCCGAGCCCAAGCCCGAGGAAACGGCCCAGGCGGTTGGTGGCTCTCCAGAGCCCGTCGGCGATCGCAACACAGGGAAGAGAGTGA